Proteins encoded within one genomic window of Hahella chejuensis KCTC 2396:
- a CDS encoding substrate binding domain-containing protein, which translates to MIYVEQVRAGVTQLDVAEEMVGLHSRTPSGTLRISALPSFSQLLRPAVIAFNQRYPDILLDLYFNDAVVEMGRDRIDIAIRSSLLTQERVIAHKIHSHKYLLAASPEYLKNHGAPRTLEDLQDHPALLYRGPNSVLKWYGQDAGGWYEVPISPLIISNDGETLVAMARQHRGLVLLPEWGLKSFINRGELEAITLNQPISVRRGAEASLYMI; encoded by the coding sequence ATGATTTACGTAGAGCAGGTCCGTGCAGGGGTGACTCAACTTGATGTTGCCGAGGAAATGGTCGGCCTGCATAGCAGAACGCCAAGCGGCACGCTACGCATTAGCGCGCTACCAAGTTTTAGCCAGTTGCTGCGACCTGCAGTAATTGCATTTAACCAACGCTATCCGGATATTCTGCTGGATCTGTATTTTAATGATGCCGTTGTCGAGATGGGCCGCGATCGCATTGATATTGCCATCCGCAGCAGCCTTTTGACTCAGGAACGAGTGATAGCCCATAAAATCCACAGCCACAAGTATCTTCTGGCGGCCTCTCCAGAGTACTTAAAAAACCATGGGGCGCCCCGCACTCTGGAGGACCTGCAGGATCACCCAGCCCTACTCTACCGAGGGCCAAATTCAGTCCTTAAATGGTATGGTCAGGACGCTGGTGGATGGTATGAAGTGCCGATTTCCCCCCTTATTATCAGCAACGATGGGGAAACCTTGGTGGCAATGGCGCGCCAACATCGCGGCCTGGTGTTACTGCCCGAATGGGGGCTGAAATCATTTATTAACCGCGGCGAACTGGAAGCCATTACTTTGAACCAACCAATATCCGTTCGTCGTGGCGCTGAGGCCAGCCTCTACATGATCTAG
- a CDS encoding BON domain-containing protein, with the protein MDKNKVEAEDASPTAAANSESSTKEANSFIKDSWITMKVKSSLFLDKKSPGLSVGVCTKDSVVTLTGHLHSAGEQIAAVKAAKSVRGVKKVETKGLTFDPDVVMRH; encoded by the coding sequence ATGGACAAAAATAAAGTTGAGGCCGAAGACGCTTCGCCAACGGCGGCCGCAAACTCAGAAAGCTCGACAAAAGAGGCTAACAGCTTCATTAAAGACAGCTGGATAACCATGAAGGTTAAATCCTCGTTGTTTCTCGACAAAAAGTCGCCCGGACTCAGCGTCGGAGTGTGCACTAAAGACAGTGTGGTGACGTTAACCGGCCACTTGCACAGCGCCGGTGAACAAATAGCAGCAGTGAAAGCCGCCAAGAGCGTGCGCGGGGTAAAAAAGGTAGAGACGAAAGGCCTGACCTTTGATCCCGATGTCGTCATGAGACATTAG
- a CDS encoding transglutaminase family protein encodes MKRYKIGHETTYSFSGLVQLYPHTLRLRPREGHELRIESSRLDISPPATLRWHRDVEGNSVSIASFIDKVKRLRIYSEVLIQKYDLAPLDFLVADYAVDYPFHYLDEDRAVLAPYLNDACGADNVGLSDWINKLWRHEERIQTISLLLRLNHRIFQTIAYRKREEEGVQSAERTLYLGSGSCRDSANLFMASARRLGFAARFVSGYIYVNGMSMQAGSTHAWAEVFIPGAGWKGFDPTRGTIVGAEHIAVAVARLPESIPPIAGDFFGVPGSSMEVNVRVTDIT; translated from the coding sequence ATGAAGCGATACAAGATCGGGCATGAGACAACCTATTCCTTCTCCGGCTTGGTGCAACTGTACCCGCATACGCTGCGGCTGCGTCCCAGAGAGGGCCATGAATTGCGGATTGAGTCCTCCAGGCTGGATATATCCCCTCCTGCGACCCTGCGCTGGCATCGTGACGTGGAGGGAAATTCCGTTTCCATCGCCAGTTTTATCGACAAAGTGAAACGGTTGAGAATATACAGTGAAGTCCTCATACAGAAATACGACCTGGCTCCTCTTGATTTCCTGGTGGCGGACTACGCCGTGGACTATCCATTTCACTATTTGGATGAAGACAGAGCGGTGCTCGCGCCCTACCTCAATGACGCGTGCGGCGCTGATAACGTTGGGCTGTCCGACTGGATCAACAAGCTGTGGCGGCATGAAGAACGCATTCAGACAATTAGTCTCCTGCTTCGGTTAAACCATCGCATTTTCCAAACTATCGCTTATCGCAAACGCGAGGAGGAAGGCGTTCAGAGCGCGGAACGCACCCTCTATCTTGGCTCAGGCTCCTGTCGGGATTCCGCCAACCTTTTTATGGCCTCCGCCCGACGGCTGGGCTTCGCCGCCAGATTCGTCAGCGGTTACATCTATGTCAACGGCATGTCGATGCAAGCGGGCTCCACGCACGCCTGGGCGGAGGTGTTCATTCCCGGCGCCGGCTGGAAAGGCTTTGACCCCACCCGGGGAACGATTGTCGGAGCTGAGCACATCGCTGTCGCTGTCGCCAGATTGCCAGAATCGATCCCTCCTATCGCGGGCGACTTTTTTGGCGTTCCTGGTTCATCCATGGAGGTGAATGTCCGGGTAACGGACATCACTTAA
- a CDS encoding transglutaminase-like domain-containing protein, translating into MWLKTSCELLFDIAVPTPFILMLRPRSGAQQWIASEEYLLFPSVPVFEFTDDYGNLCQRLVAPPGTFKIHTSARIMTSDHVDEEPGGAFIDVQRLPDNVLKYLLPSRYCESDCFNDMAREITLNQDPGYDQVAEIESWLRRTIKFQPGSSLTPLSAIEVNKNQVGVCRDLAHLGVALCRSLSIPARMVVGYLHALRPMELHAWFEAFVAGRWYTFDATQMSKRGGYVAIGYGRDAADVAIYNQFGPAVFPIEQKVCVALA; encoded by the coding sequence ATGTGGTTAAAAACAAGCTGTGAACTCCTATTCGACATCGCAGTTCCCACGCCATTTATCTTAATGTTGCGCCCACGAAGCGGCGCGCAACAGTGGATCGCCTCCGAAGAATACTTACTCTTCCCAAGCGTTCCCGTTTTCGAATTTACGGACGACTACGGCAATCTTTGTCAGAGACTGGTGGCGCCGCCTGGGACGTTTAAAATCCATACTTCCGCCAGAATCATGACTTCCGATCATGTTGACGAGGAGCCCGGCGGCGCCTTTATCGACGTCCAACGCCTGCCCGACAATGTCCTGAAGTACTTGTTGCCCAGCCGATACTGCGAGTCTGACTGTTTTAATGACATGGCGCGTGAAATTACCTTGAATCAGGACCCCGGCTACGATCAGGTGGCGGAAATTGAAAGCTGGCTACGTAGAACCATTAAATTTCAACCAGGAAGCAGCTTAACGCCGCTGTCAGCGATCGAAGTGAATAAAAATCAGGTAGGCGTATGCAGAGACCTTGCCCATCTGGGCGTCGCCCTTTGCCGCAGCCTGAGCATTCCCGCCCGCATGGTGGTGGGGTATTTGCACGCCTTGCGCCCTATGGAGTTACACGCCTGGTTTGAAGCCTTCGTTGCCGGACGCTGGTATACCTTCGACGCAACTCAAATGTCTAAACGAGGCGGCTACGTCGCGATTGGCTATGGCAGGGACGCAGCCGATGTGGCGATCTATAACCAGTTTGGCCCAGCCGTATTTCCTATTGAGCAAAAAGTGTGCGTCGCGCTGGCGTAA
- a CDS encoding sensor domain-containing diguanylate cyclase, which yields MKLRYLLVLAFTLVASLPLLFTLLHLNSFITEQYRGKIDKRLSEMSLSYKNNIRNSINDLTARTELISSRTQMRTSLYKWNQDKKSKELSLIRRIIFDAKLGGRNIESISIYDNQYNLVASTSSKAKELNTPDSFNGIQSVNIVAKEGAYYICISLQLVLGDYVIGIVNVSYPITEVIREATHLLGSTEQHLFAVRQDGDILLVLSPESKMASVKRLSWQDILDSTPIKEAMLGNERILRYTTDYKGEIVIASTRYLPELDWGVVVKINKEEVLSLINTERFNLFTIEAMIVLFSIGFGVAISSYISKPIDRLMKYTENLSASNVPEKENTTRIFEINKLTGRFNKILGAIDKLDKENIELKEMALRDPLTGIHNRRFFQNRLSYEFGRAKRYKSDLILVLLDIDKFKEVNDNKGHGAGDEVLIKLASFLKHSLRISDIVARIGGEEFCIILPEKLDPDVRSFIFRLHRDISLLEFNYINDPFHITCSMGVATLKTETRDPGEILKQADDALYCAKRTGRNRIIYEDELSVVVDISSKH from the coding sequence ATGAAGCTCAGATACCTGCTGGTTTTGGCGTTTACTTTGGTCGCTTCCTTGCCGCTACTGTTCACCTTGCTTCATTTAAATAGCTTTATCACAGAGCAATATAGAGGGAAAATCGATAAGCGGCTTTCTGAAATGTCTCTTTCTTATAAAAACAATATTCGTAATTCTATAAATGACCTGACAGCCAGGACGGAGTTGATATCTAGCCGCACCCAGATGCGCACAAGCCTTTACAAATGGAATCAAGATAAAAAATCAAAGGAGCTATCTCTCATTAGGAGAATTATATTTGATGCTAAATTGGGAGGGAGAAACATTGAAAGCATCTCTATATACGACAACCAATACAACCTCGTAGCTTCGACCTCCAGCAAGGCAAAAGAGCTGAATACTCCGGATTCATTTAACGGAATACAATCAGTGAATATAGTCGCTAAAGAGGGGGCGTATTATATTTGCATCTCTCTACAGCTTGTTCTAGGCGATTATGTAATTGGAATAGTCAATGTTAGCTACCCTATCACTGAAGTTATTCGCGAAGCCACACATCTTTTGGGCAGTACGGAGCAACATCTTTTTGCAGTCAGACAGGATGGCGACATATTGTTAGTGCTATCACCAGAATCTAAAATGGCGAGCGTAAAGAGACTTTCATGGCAAGATATTTTAGATTCGACGCCTATCAAAGAGGCGATGTTAGGTAATGAGCGCATACTGAGGTATACCACTGATTATAAAGGGGAAATAGTAATAGCATCGACGAGATATCTGCCTGAACTTGACTGGGGAGTTGTAGTAAAGATAAATAAAGAAGAAGTGTTATCCCTGATCAATACAGAAAGGTTCAACCTATTTACAATAGAAGCAATGATTGTTCTATTTTCAATTGGATTCGGAGTGGCGATCAGCTCGTATATTTCAAAGCCTATTGACAGACTGATGAAGTACACTGAAAACCTCTCCGCCAGCAATGTTCCCGAGAAAGAAAACACCACAAGAATATTTGAAATAAACAAGCTTACCGGAAGATTTAATAAAATTCTCGGAGCGATTGATAAGCTGGACAAAGAAAATATAGAACTAAAAGAAATGGCCTTGCGCGATCCTTTAACAGGCATACATAACCGGCGTTTCTTCCAAAATAGATTAAGTTATGAATTTGGCCGTGCAAAGCGCTATAAGTCCGACTTAATATTAGTCCTTCTTGATATTGATAAATTCAAGGAAGTCAATGACAATAAAGGACACGGCGCCGGAGATGAAGTTTTAATAAAGCTTGCATCATTTTTAAAGCACTCGTTAAGAATTTCAGATATTGTCGCCCGGATTGGTGGTGAGGAATTTTGTATTATATTGCCAGAGAAGTTAGATCCAGATGTCAGAAGCTTTATTTTTCGGCTGCATAGAGACATATCATTGCTTGAGTTTAATTACATAAATGATCCTTTTCATATAACTTGCAGCATGGGGGTCGCCACATTGAAAACTGAAACAAGAGACCCTGGTGAAATATTAAAACAGGCGGATGATGCGCTGTACTGCGCAAAACGAACTGGAAGGAACCGAATTATATATGAAGATGAATTATCTGTAGTCGTAGATATTTCCTCAAAGCATTAA
- a CDS encoding periplasmic nitrate reductase, NapE protein, protein MKNSIEAPESANTEKKRELTVFIFLAVILAPVLSVVIVGVYGLSVWLLQHFTGPPAG, encoded by the coding sequence ATGAAAAATTCTATTGAAGCTCCCGAATCCGCTAACACGGAAAAAAAGAGAGAGCTCACCGTCTTTATCTTTCTCGCAGTAATATTGGCGCCTGTCCTTAGCGTCGTCATCGTTGGCGTCTACGGATTATCTGTCTGGTTATTACAGCACTTTACCGGTCCGCCCGCCGGCTGA
- a CDS encoding chaperone NapD, translating to MEQDEHIVSFLIQCAPQRVTFLSQQLHQPPTQEVTHSEHVGKIVVVMATTCRETVSNFLNDTPHLAGVYSVNLIYHHCERASELDRNMS from the coding sequence ATGGAACAGGATGAACATATCGTCAGTTTCCTTATTCAGTGCGCACCGCAGCGGGTTACTTTCCTCTCACAACAGTTGCATCAGCCTCCGACACAAGAAGTCACGCATTCAGAGCACGTCGGCAAGATTGTTGTGGTGATGGCGACTACCTGTAGAGAAACGGTTTCTAATTTTCTGAACGACACGCCCCATTTGGCGGGCGTTTATAGCGTCAATCTGATCTATCACCACTGTGAGCGCGCCAGCGAGCTCGACCGGAATATGTCTTAA
- the napA gene encoding periplasmic nitrate reductase subunit alpha: MTTRREFIKRSAAVTAACTAGISLSGEASNVITDSEYTRLKWSKAPCRFCGTGCSVNVAVKDNQVVATHGDIQSEVNRGLNCVKGYFLSKIMYGKDRLTQPLLRKKNGEYHKDGDFTPVTWDEAFDVMAKQFKKTLKEKGPTAVGMFGSGQWTVWEGYAAVKLYKAGFRSNNIDPNARHCMASAVAGFMRTFGIDEPMGCYDDIEHADAFVLWGSNMAEMHPILWTRVTDRRLSHPHVKVAVLSTFQHRCFDLADLPIIFTPQADLAILNYIARYIIEKDMVNWDFVNKHVRFKVGAADIGYGLRPEHQLELAAANASNPGGAKDSSFEEYKNFLQQYDAQFVSKLSGASKEKLDQLAELYANPKTRVTSFWTMGFNQHTRGVWCNNLVYNLHLLTGKISSPGNSPFSLTGQPSACGTAREVGTFAHRLPADMVVTNPKHPEFAEKTWKIPPGVIPDKPGYHAVLQNRKLRDGELNAYWVQVNNNVQAAPNMLEETLPGYRNPNNFIVVSEAYPTVTSQAADLILPAAMWVEKEGAYGNAERRTQFWRQLVSAPGEAKSDLWQIMEFSKRFTTDEVWPEEILSKSPEFKGKSLFDVLFANNSVNKYSIEEIDPNYKNHESEHFGFYVQKGLFEEYAIFGRGHGHDLAEFDRYHEARGLRWPVVDGKETLWRFREGSDPYVKKGAGYQFYGHSDGKAIIFALPYEPPAESPDQDYPYWLVTGRVLEHWHSGSMTQRVPELYLAVPDALVYMHPDDARKLGVRRGDEIKVVSRRGEMRSRVETRGRNKPPVGLVFVPWFDASQLINKCTLDATDPISKQTDFKKCAVKLIKV, encoded by the coding sequence ATGACTACACGAAGAGAGTTCATCAAGCGTTCCGCGGCGGTAACCGCCGCCTGCACCGCGGGCATCAGTCTTTCTGGCGAAGCCAGCAATGTCATTACTGATTCGGAATACACCCGCCTGAAGTGGTCCAAAGCGCCCTGCCGGTTCTGCGGAACAGGCTGCAGCGTTAATGTCGCGGTTAAGGATAATCAAGTGGTGGCGACTCACGGAGACATCCAGTCGGAAGTCAACAGAGGCCTTAACTGCGTCAAAGGGTACTTCTTATCCAAAATTATGTACGGAAAGGACCGGCTTACTCAGCCGTTGCTGCGTAAGAAGAACGGGGAGTATCACAAAGACGGCGATTTCACGCCGGTGACGTGGGATGAAGCTTTTGACGTGATGGCGAAGCAGTTTAAAAAGACGCTCAAAGAAAAAGGGCCAACCGCTGTCGGTATGTTTGGCTCAGGGCAATGGACAGTATGGGAAGGCTATGCGGCCGTCAAACTGTATAAAGCCGGATTTCGCTCCAATAATATTGACCCCAATGCGCGCCATTGTATGGCGTCTGCGGTCGCAGGGTTTATGCGGACGTTCGGAATTGATGAGCCCATGGGCTGCTATGATGATATCGAACATGCGGACGCCTTCGTTCTCTGGGGCTCCAACATGGCGGAGATGCACCCTATCCTATGGACGCGAGTGACTGACCGCCGCTTAAGCCATCCCCATGTCAAAGTCGCCGTCCTGTCGACCTTTCAGCACCGATGCTTCGATCTGGCCGATCTACCCATTATCTTCACGCCCCAGGCGGACCTGGCGATATTGAACTACATCGCCCGATATATTATTGAAAAGGACATGGTCAACTGGGACTTCGTTAATAAACACGTCCGTTTCAAAGTCGGCGCTGCGGATATTGGCTATGGTTTGCGCCCGGAGCACCAGTTGGAACTGGCGGCGGCGAACGCCAGCAATCCCGGCGGCGCCAAAGACAGTTCCTTCGAAGAATATAAAAATTTTCTGCAACAGTATGACGCTCAATTTGTCTCGAAACTATCCGGGGCGTCCAAGGAAAAGCTGGATCAATTAGCGGAGCTTTACGCCAATCCCAAGACCAGAGTCACCTCCTTTTGGACCATGGGCTTCAATCAGCATACGCGAGGCGTATGGTGTAACAATCTCGTCTATAACCTGCACCTGTTGACAGGAAAAATTTCCAGTCCCGGAAACAGTCCCTTTTCGTTGACCGGGCAGCCTTCCGCCTGCGGCACCGCACGTGAAGTGGGTACGTTCGCTCACAGACTGCCCGCCGACATGGTGGTCACCAACCCTAAACATCCAGAGTTTGCTGAAAAAACCTGGAAGATACCGCCAGGGGTCATTCCTGACAAACCCGGATACCACGCGGTCCTGCAAAATCGCAAGCTCCGCGACGGAGAACTGAACGCCTATTGGGTCCAGGTTAACAATAACGTGCAGGCTGCCCCCAACATGCTGGAAGAAACCCTGCCGGGCTATCGTAACCCCAATAACTTTATCGTGGTTTCCGAAGCCTATCCCACTGTAACCTCACAAGCCGCTGACCTTATTCTGCCTGCGGCAATGTGGGTTGAAAAAGAAGGCGCATACGGGAATGCGGAAAGAAGAACACAATTCTGGCGTCAGTTGGTCAGTGCGCCAGGAGAAGCAAAGTCAGATCTTTGGCAGATAATGGAGTTCTCCAAACGCTTTACGACAGATGAAGTCTGGCCGGAAGAAATACTTTCCAAGAGCCCGGAATTCAAAGGTAAGTCTTTATTTGACGTGTTATTTGCAAACAATAGCGTGAATAAGTATTCCATTGAGGAAATAGACCCGAATTATAAAAATCACGAGTCTGAACACTTCGGTTTTTACGTTCAGAAAGGCCTGTTTGAAGAGTACGCTATTTTTGGCAGAGGCCACGGTCACGACCTGGCTGAGTTTGATCGCTACCATGAAGCGAGAGGATTACGCTGGCCCGTCGTAGACGGTAAAGAAACCCTCTGGCGATTCCGCGAAGGCTCGGACCCCTATGTCAAAAAGGGCGCTGGATATCAGTTTTACGGGCATTCGGACGGTAAAGCGATAATCTTCGCCCTGCCCTATGAGCCACCCGCTGAGTCTCCTGATCAGGATTATCCCTACTGGCTTGTGACAGGTAGAGTTCTTGAGCACTGGCACTCAGGGAGTATGACCCAGCGAGTCCCCGAACTTTATCTCGCAGTGCCTGACGCCCTGGTCTATATGCACCCTGACGACGCCCGCAAGCTCGGCGTTCGCAGAGGCGATGAAATCAAAGTCGTGTCCCGCCGCGGCGAAATGCGCAGCCGGGTGGAAACCCGCGGCAGAAATAAACCTCCCGTAGGTTTGGTGTTCGTCCCGTGGTTCGACGCCAGTCAACTCATCAACAAATGCACCCTGGACGCGACGGACCCCATTTCCAAACAGACTGACTTCAAGAAGTGTGCGGTCAAGCTGATCAAGGTATAG
- a CDS encoding nitrate reductase cytochrome c-type subunit, with translation MKKWLILLALPVITALVWAENIATLRNAPLDENPEPPYIPQVLNEDIKRERAYPMQPPTIPHKIDNYQVDLNNNQCMHCHSRHRIEISQAPMVSVTHYMDREGNFLAEVSPRRYFCNQCHVPQTNAKPLVENNFKDIRQIIQDKRKEQ, from the coding sequence ATGAAAAAATGGCTTATTCTTCTCGCTCTACCAGTTATCACCGCGCTGGTCTGGGCGGAAAACATTGCAACGCTGCGAAACGCGCCTTTAGATGAAAATCCAGAACCGCCCTATATCCCACAGGTACTGAACGAGGATATCAAGCGGGAACGGGCCTACCCTATGCAGCCTCCCACGATCCCGCACAAGATCGATAACTATCAGGTGGACCTCAATAATAATCAATGCATGCATTGTCATAGCCGGCACCGCATTGAGATATCGCAGGCGCCAATGGTTAGCGTCACCCATTATATGGACCGAGAGGGAAATTTCCTGGCGGAGGTTTCTCCACGACGCTATTTCTGCAATCAGTGCCACGTGCCGCAGACCAACGCCAAACCGCTGGTTGAGAACAATTTTAAGGACATACGGCAGATCATTCAGGATAAGCGTAAGGAGCAATAG
- a CDS encoding NapC/NirT family cytochrome c, producing the protein MRAMRWIKPLWRTLNRPSVHFSLGFLVMGGFIGGIVFWGGFNTALEATNEERFCISCHEMESNVYRELQDTIHWANRSGVRATCPDCHVPHNWTDKIARKMQASKEVWGWLFGTINTKEKFEANRRELAEHEWARFKANNSLECRNCHSVESMDFTRQSKRAREAHAGFLVTGEKTCIDCHKGIAHRLPNMADVEDW; encoded by the coding sequence ATGAGAGCTATGCGCTGGATAAAGCCGCTATGGCGTACGCTCAATCGCCCAAGCGTCCACTTTTCTCTTGGCTTTCTGGTTATGGGAGGCTTCATAGGAGGCATCGTATTCTGGGGGGGCTTTAATACCGCCTTAGAAGCGACGAACGAGGAACGCTTTTGCATTAGCTGTCATGAGATGGAAAGTAACGTCTATCGTGAGCTTCAGGACACCATTCACTGGGCCAATCGCTCAGGCGTCCGCGCCACCTGCCCTGATTGTCATGTCCCCCACAATTGGACCGATAAGATCGCCAGAAAGATGCAGGCGTCCAAGGAAGTCTGGGGTTGGCTCTTCGGTACGATAAACACCAAAGAAAAATTCGAAGCAAACCGGCGGGAACTGGCTGAGCATGAATGGGCGCGTTTTAAGGCGAACAACTCTCTTGAATGTCGAAACTGTCATTCCGTCGAGTCTATGGACTTCACTCGCCAAAGCAAACGGGCTCGTGAGGCGCATGCAGGCTTCCTCGTTACTGGTGAGAAAACCTGCATAGACTGTCATAAAGGCATCGCCCATCGCTTACCCAACATGGCGGACGTAGAAGACTGGTAA
- a CDS encoding methyl-accepting chemotaxis protein, which produces MLSYLRQITIRHRFYLILFLFVVGLFAVVTMTYFNASKNLMAGKKESARNAVDAAISIIASYQKKAADGTLEEAKAREQALRTIESIRYAGSEYIWINDLNHTVLMHPIKPELNGKRLYDLKDPNGVYLFREFVSVVKQNKAGFVPYYWPKPGHKDPVAKVSYVKGFEPWGWIVGSGVYVDDVEAVLFQQMIEVLVTVSIIILLLLFILMIVANSVTNPLNRTLERMGDIASGDGDLTVYLQTEGRDELAALSVQFNTFVDKIRNLVTNVTSSIGLLTLSVDELSNAAMKSVDNAQNQQKETDQVASAMNQMSASAQEIAQNANRAAQCAADADTDSDQGRLIMKNTLLTVDELAAEMNRTTLSIEALKTETVNIGSVLTVIESIAEQTNLLALNAAIEAARAGELGRGFAVVADEVRALASKTQHSTQEINEMIGKLQTGASSAVSAMEKSLHKARGAQEQTQRVENALDKVITSITEINDVNNQIATASEQQSLVSEEINKNVSNIAVIAEENSESIDQVRSSCESLRQVSAILIQQAGQFKVN; this is translated from the coding sequence ATGTTGAGCTACTTGCGCCAAATTACCATTCGGCATCGCTTCTACCTGATTTTGTTCCTTTTCGTTGTTGGTCTCTTCGCCGTCGTCACAATGACGTACTTTAACGCCAGCAAAAATCTCATGGCCGGCAAAAAGGAAAGCGCCAGAAATGCGGTCGACGCAGCGATAAGCATCATCGCCTCGTATCAGAAGAAAGCGGCGGATGGGACGCTGGAGGAAGCCAAAGCGCGTGAGCAGGCGCTGCGTACAATTGAGAGCATTCGTTATGCCGGCAGCGAATATATCTGGATCAACGACCTCAATCATACTGTGCTCATGCATCCCATAAAGCCTGAGCTGAATGGAAAAAGATTATATGATTTAAAAGATCCGAATGGCGTTTATCTCTTTCGAGAGTTTGTTTCCGTGGTGAAACAAAATAAAGCTGGATTTGTGCCTTATTATTGGCCGAAACCCGGACATAAGGACCCCGTGGCCAAGGTCAGTTATGTGAAAGGTTTCGAGCCCTGGGGATGGATAGTCGGATCAGGGGTTTATGTCGATGATGTCGAAGCTGTTTTATTCCAGCAGATGATTGAAGTGCTTGTGACGGTGAGCATTATCATTCTCCTTTTACTGTTTATCCTCATGATCGTCGCCAACAGCGTTACGAACCCACTAAATAGAACTTTAGAAAGGATGGGCGATATCGCCTCTGGCGACGGAGACTTAACGGTCTATCTGCAAACGGAGGGTCGGGACGAGCTTGCCGCTCTTTCCGTACAGTTCAATACGTTCGTAGATAAAATCAGAAATTTAGTCACCAATGTAACTTCATCTATTGGTTTGCTGACTCTTTCTGTGGATGAGTTATCCAACGCAGCGATGAAGAGCGTTGACAACGCCCAGAATCAACAAAAGGAAACGGATCAAGTCGCCAGCGCCATGAACCAAATGTCAGCTTCCGCGCAGGAAATTGCTCAAAATGCAAACAGGGCTGCGCAATGCGCTGCTGATGCGGACACTGATTCTGATCAAGGACGGCTTATCATGAAAAATACATTGCTGACAGTGGATGAACTTGCCGCCGAAATGAACAGGACGACTTTATCGATCGAGGCGCTTAAAACTGAGACGGTAAACATCGGCAGCGTACTGACGGTCATAGAGAGTATCGCCGAACAGACCAACTTGCTGGCGTTGAATGCGGCAATAGAAGCTGCGCGGGCGGGAGAGCTGGGGCGGGGGTTCGCTGTCGTTGCGGATGAAGTGAGAGCCTTGGCCAGTAAAACCCAGCACTCCACTCAGGAAATTAATGAGATGATTGGAAAACTGCAAACCGGCGCCTCTTCAGCCGTATCCGCGATGGAAAAAAGTCTCCATAAAGCGCGTGGAGCGCAAGAACAGACGCAACGTGTCGAGAATGCGTTGGACAAGGTCATAACGTCCATTACCGAAATCAACGACGTTAATAACCAAATCGCTACGGCTTCAGAACAACAGAGTTTGGTTTCAGAAGAAATAAACAAAAACGTCAGCAACATCGCCGTAATTGCGGAGGAAAACTCGGAGTCTATAGACCAGGTTAGGTCGTCATGCGAAAGCCTTCGCCAGGTAAGCGCAATCCTTATCCAACAGGCCGGGCAGTTTAAGGTTAATTGA